The Nitrospinota bacterium genome contains the following window.
CAGACCGTATGAGGCTCTACGTGGGAGAGGTTGCGCTCCGTCCCGCCGGGGACTATGCCTGCCTCGGCGAGCGGCCAGGTTCCCTCGATGACGGGCACGGCTGAGGCCCTAACCTCTACGGCCACGCCGCCGGCCAGGGTGCCGATAGCCTCCATTTTCTGCGCGTGATGTAATTGTACCTCCAGGTGCCTGCGCTCGGTTATGTCTTGCGTCGTGCCGGTCATTCGCAGGGGTTTCCCGGACTCGTCGCGGAAGACTTCCCCCGTTGCGAGCAACGCACGATGGGTACCGTCCGGCCTCACGATCCTGCACTCGATTTCAAACGTTCCGCCCTCTCTCACGGCGTCACTCATAGCAAGCAATACCCGCTTTCTATCTTCGGGATGCAAAATGTCCGCAAACGCTTTTTCGCTGGGCTCAAATGATTGAGGCTCCCGCCCAAGGATCCGAAAAATCTCATCGGACCAAAATTGTTTATTTTCGACAATATCCCATTCCGTGCTACCGAAATGAGCAACCTGTTCGGCGGTCTTCATGATTCGCTCACTATTTTTCAGGGCGTCCTCCATCCGCTTGCGCTCGCTGATGTCCACCCCGGTGGCCAGGATGGCCGGCTGGCCCTCCCACTCCACCACGCTGACGAGGGTTTCCAGCCAGATTTGCGAGCCGTCTTTTCGCATGGCCCGTCCCTCATAGTGAGCCGGCGCGGGGTCCCCTTTCATGCGGGCTTTGCGATACGCGGTCAGCCGCTTCCTGTCCTCG
Protein-coding sequences here:
- a CDS encoding PAS domain-containing protein, which produces NFRNLAEGSIQGILIQRDQKPLFINRAFAEMLGYESPEEIYRLGTLAPLLAPEDRKRLTAYRKARMKGDPAPAHYEGRAMRKDGSQIWLETLVSVVEWEGQPAILATGVDISERKRMEDALKNSERIMKTAEQVAHFGSTEWDIVENKQFWSDEIFRILGREPQSFEPSEKAFADILHPEDRKRVLLAMSDAVREGGTFEIECRIVRPDGTHRALLATGEVFRDESGKPLRMTGTTQDITERRHLEVQLHHAQKMEAIGTLAGGVAVEVRASAVPVIEGTWPLAEAGIVPGGTERNLSHVEPHTVWPEGMDETAKLVLADAQTSGGLLIGVPEERADGLLKRLADADGSFSTEVIGRVTHEEAAGTITVLH